One segment of Gloeocapsopsis sp. IPPAS B-1203 DNA contains the following:
- a CDS encoding Uma2 family endonuclease, with protein MYQTKSAFSPAQDSLPSDDGIPMETQRHKMQMDLLVDSLYPWVTQREGGGYVGGNMFVYFSPNQVRNQDYRGPDVFVVLDVPVRERKSWVVWEEGKGPDMVIELLSESTAEQDKTTKKLIYQNQLRVPEYVWYDPFDSKEFAGFGLHDGIYTPLPLDEQGRLISQHLGLALVRWQGKFKGVEAVWLRWSTIEGVLLPTDEEMVQIAQEQAQQEAQRAQQEAQRADRLAAELRRLGVDPDAII; from the coding sequence ATGTATCAAACTAAATCAGCATTTTCCCCAGCGCAAGACTCCTTACCTTCTGATGATGGCATTCCGATGGAAACTCAACGGCACAAAATGCAAATGGATTTGCTAGTCGATTCACTTTATCCGTGGGTAACGCAACGTGAAGGTGGTGGTTATGTGGGCGGTAATATGTTTGTTTACTTCAGCCCTAACCAAGTTCGCAACCAAGATTATCGCGGACCTGATGTTTTTGTGGTTTTAGATGTACCAGTACGGGAACGTAAAAGTTGGGTTGTGTGGGAAGAAGGCAAAGGACCTGACATGGTGATTGAACTATTATCAGAAAGTACTGCCGAACAAGACAAAACTACAAAGAAACTGATCTATCAAAATCAACTGCGCGTACCCGAATATGTTTGGTACGATCCATTTGACTCAAAAGAGTTTGCTGGGTTTGGACTACACGATGGAATTTATACGCCATTGCCACTCGATGAACAAGGACGCTTAATTAGTCAACATTTAGGATTAGCACTCGTACGCTGGCAAGGTAAATTTAAAGGAGTAGAAGCAGTTTGGTTGCGATGGTCAACAATAGAAGGAGTGCTATTACCAACAGATGAGGAGATGGTGCAAATAGCACAAGAACAAGCACAGCAAGAGGCACAACGGGCACAGCAAGAAGCGCAACGCGCCGATCGCTTAGCAGCAGAATTAAGACGACTTGGTGTAGATCCAGACGCAATTATTTAA
- a CDS encoding ring-opening amidohydrolase, which produces MKVEVYKIPQNSPDDLSQLDALIQSGKIDPHKIVAILGKTEGNGCVNDFTRGFAVQTLKTYLQSKTNLEAQRIVYVMSGGTEGVLSPHLNIFTRDDREEPQRWGLVIGISRTRDFLPTEIGTLVMVQEVAKGVEAAIADAELNKSDVHFVQIKCPLISSTQLQDKSQVKASNSYQSMAYSRGASALGVAVALGEVAFEQLTATDICANYSLYSRVASTSAGVELRNCEILVLGNSPHSTSNFVIGHSVMQHALDREAICQAVKNTNQPIEHIVNIFAKAEADPSGFILGRRHTMLDDSDINHTRMARSVVGAVAASVVQDPMVYVSGGSEHQGPPGGGPVAAIAQIIEHKS; this is translated from the coding sequence ATGAAAGTAGAAGTTTATAAAATTCCGCAGAATAGTCCTGATGACTTATCGCAATTGGATGCATTGATTCAAAGCGGCAAGATTGATCCGCATAAGATTGTAGCAATTCTTGGTAAAACTGAAGGTAACGGTTGCGTTAATGATTTTACACGCGGGTTTGCAGTACAAACTCTAAAAACTTACTTGCAAAGCAAGACAAATCTTGAAGCACAACGAATTGTTTATGTGATGTCAGGTGGTACTGAGGGGGTTTTGAGTCCGCATCTCAATATCTTTACGCGAGACGATCGCGAAGAACCGCAACGCTGGGGACTAGTGATTGGAATTAGCCGTACAAGGGACTTTTTACCAACAGAGATTGGGACTCTAGTAATGGTTCAGGAAGTTGCTAAGGGTGTAGAAGCAGCGATCGCAGATGCAGAATTAAATAAATCGGATGTTCATTTTGTGCAAATTAAATGCCCACTGATTTCTTCAACGCAACTGCAAGATAAGTCTCAAGTCAAAGCAAGTAATAGCTATCAATCAATGGCATATTCGCGCGGGGCGTCTGCATTAGGTGTTGCTGTAGCACTAGGAGAAGTTGCCTTTGAACAATTAACTGCTACTGATATTTGTGCCAACTATTCGTTATATTCTAGAGTTGCTTCTACTTCTGCGGGTGTGGAGTTACGCAACTGTGAAATTTTAGTCCTAGGTAACTCGCCTCATTCAACAAGTAACTTTGTCATTGGTCACAGTGTAATGCAACACGCTTTGGATCGCGAGGCAATTTGTCAAGCAGTTAAAAATACTAACCAACCTATCGAACATATTGTCAATATCTTTGCCAAAGCTGAAGCTGATCCTTCTGGATTCATTTTAGGACGCAGGCATACAATGTTAGACGATTCGGATATTAACCATACTCGCATGGCAAGATCTGTCGTTGGTGCTGTTGCAGCTTCTGTAGTCCAAGATCCTATGGTTTATGTTTCCGGTGGTAGCGAACATCAAGGTCCTCCAGGAGGTGGTCCTGTCGCAGCGATCGCCCAAATTATTGAACACAAAAGCTAA
- a CDS encoding heme-binding protein, translating to MYLRQTRELTHQGAMVVLQGAIAKAEEMGVPQCIAIVDTGGNLLAFVRMDGAKILSQISATQKAVTAVSSRVPTGGVAQDVELKLALATEGKLTNLKGGVPITIDDQIVGAIGVGSGTGQQDLEVALAGIAALQAVV from the coding sequence ATGTATTTGCGTCAAACACGGGAGTTAACTCATCAGGGTGCGATGGTGGTGTTGCAAGGGGCGATCGCTAAAGCCGAGGAGATGGGTGTACCGCAATGTATTGCCATTGTGGATACAGGAGGAAATTTATTGGCGTTTGTGCGGATGGATGGGGCGAAGATTTTGAGTCAAATTTCTGCAACACAAAAAGCAGTGACAGCGGTTTCCTCACGTGTTCCTACAGGAGGCGTCGCGCAGGATGTTGAACTGAAACTTGCGTTGGCAACTGAAGGAAAACTGACAAATTTAAAAGGTGGAGTACCTATTACAATTGACGATCAAATTGTCGGAGCAATTGGTGTTGGTTCAGGAACAGGACAACAGGATCTTGAAGTGGCTTTAGCTGGTATCGCTGCACTACAAGCAGTTGTATAA
- a CDS encoding ring-opening amidohydrolase encodes MDNANFQQQYMDVGVFRLPMSAPEDVSGLQHLLETQQIQAEEIVAIIAQTEGTGYARGYASLCMQLLLSQYLNISVEDVFKRIPMMMIGLCGGLMSPHYTVFTRKTVAAPSTSSQEKRLAVGIADTRVLLPEEYGTMTQVKLVTQAVEAAIAQAGISTLDDVHCVEIKCPAMTPVRLQDAQRRGVNVVSSSLNQASSMAKGACALGVGLALKEVSEEKLGDRTINSNHALYTNRGSVSAGGEQSACRVLVMGNSEFSVSRYRVGHGVMQDQLDTAGVYVALKSAGLDCHIPLTTDQQNKIVQVFVNCGADAVTAICNRRHTMHSDFLSGYAGIMAKAVANAIVASVVGDTMILASAGNEHQGARGSNLVATIVEVEK; translated from the coding sequence ATGGACAATGCCAATTTCCAACAACAATACATGGATGTTGGTGTCTTTCGATTACCAATGTCTGCACCTGAAGATGTTAGCGGATTACAACATCTTTTAGAAACACAGCAGATTCAAGCTGAAGAGATTGTAGCAATCATTGCCCAAACCGAAGGAACCGGATACGCACGCGGTTATGCATCTTTGTGTATGCAACTGTTGCTTTCACAGTACCTCAACATTTCTGTGGAAGATGTCTTTAAACGGATTCCCATGATGATGATTGGGTTATGTGGTGGTTTGATGAGTCCCCATTACACAGTATTTACTCGCAAGACGGTTGCTGCACCATCAACATCTTCTCAAGAAAAACGATTAGCGGTTGGTATTGCCGATACTCGCGTGTTACTACCCGAAGAATATGGCACAATGACGCAAGTTAAGTTAGTTACCCAAGCCGTAGAAGCTGCGATCGCTCAAGCGGGAATTAGTACTTTAGATGACGTTCATTGCGTTGAAATTAAATGTCCAGCGATGACTCCGGTACGGCTGCAAGATGCCCAACGGCGTGGAGTAAATGTTGTTAGTTCTAGTCTCAATCAAGCAAGTTCAATGGCAAAAGGCGCGTGTGCGTTGGGCGTTGGTTTGGCTTTAAAAGAAGTTTCTGAAGAAAAGCTTGGCGATCGCACAATTAACTCTAATCATGCACTATACACAAATCGCGGTTCAGTTTCAGCAGGGGGAGAACAATCGGCGTGTCGCGTTTTAGTGATGGGTAACTCGGAGTTTTCTGTGAGTCGCTATCGCGTAGGGCATGGCGTGATGCAAGATCAGTTAGATACGGCGGGAGTTTACGTAGCATTAAAGTCAGCAGGGTTAGATTGTCATATACCGTTAACGACAGATCAGCAGAATAAGATTGTGCAAGTCTTTGTTAATTGTGGTGCAGATGCTGTCACTGCAATTTGCAATCGCCGTCATACAATGCACAGTGATTTCTTATCAGGTTACGCAGGAATTATGGCAAAAGCTGTTGCGAATGCGATCGTTGCTTCAGTTGTGGGCGATACCATGATTTTGGCTTCGGCGGGAAACGAACACCAAGGGGCGCGAGGGAGTAATTTAGTGGCAACGATTGTTGAAGTGGAGAAGTAA
- a CDS encoding GntR family transcriptional regulator, which produces MTAKLHFPAMTGLSRTTQASVTDYLRKAILSGELPAGTRLVQAEIAEALNVSVTPIREALRELSTQGLVNLDAFRGAVVHTPTLAELEEIFEIRAVLLPLSIQKGVYGITTQEIEQAELLLVQMEAEGDRPRWVELNRQFHSLLYQADRSSHLKNLLQRLSDIASIYINLSFVEKPLQKELSEKEHRELLEAYRCQDAVRATQVTLNHINSTLEAARRVLQKSNKT; this is translated from the coding sequence TTGACTGCAAAGCTGCACTTTCCTGCAATGACAGGACTTTCACGTACAACTCAAGCTAGTGTTACAGATTATTTAAGAAAAGCAATTCTTTCTGGCGAGTTGCCAGCGGGGACTCGTCTTGTGCAAGCAGAAATCGCTGAGGCACTTAATGTGAGTGTGACACCAATTCGCGAAGCACTCCGCGAACTGAGTACTCAAGGGTTAGTAAACTTAGATGCCTTTCGTGGTGCTGTCGTTCACACGCCGACGCTTGCAGAATTAGAAGAAATTTTTGAGATTCGTGCTGTGCTATTACCTTTAAGTATTCAAAAAGGAGTTTATGGCATTACCACGCAAGAGATCGAGCAAGCCGAACTATTATTAGTACAAATGGAAGCAGAGGGCGATCGCCCGCGCTGGGTAGAACTGAATCGACAATTTCACAGTTTGTTGTATCAAGCCGATCGCAGTTCGCATTTAAAAAACCTACTGCAACGTTTATCAGATATTGCCTCAATTTATATCAACTTATCTTTTGTAGAAAAACCGCTACAAAAAGAATTATCAGAAAAAGAACACCGCGAACTTTTAGAAGCATATCGTTGCCAAGATGCAGTACGAGCAACACAAGTGACTCTGAATCACATTAATTCAACATTGGAAGCTGCAAGAAGAGTTTTGCAAAAAAGTAACAAGACTTAA
- a CDS encoding ABC transporter substrate-binding protein: protein MPKIWTRVVSLALVAGSAVLLSSCANQTISRSPTTAQTTTNTANQELKEVSFTLSWLFQAVDAPLAIAIEKEYFAQEGIAVRFDRGYGSADSINKIASGVYDIGEGDMYSMMEFNQKNPNDKLVAVAIKYNRSPFAIVAVDSAGISSPQQLEGKRLAAPAGDAARRLWPVFAQVTGVNPDSVTWNNVEPRLREALLVQGEFDAISCFNISSLPPLNKLGYGPDRLNTFLYADHGLDLYGNALIVRESFLEQNPELVRGFVSAYLRGLQDTIRNPDEGLAAVMNLSEDGLMDQAQERERLQIALDSLYVSPEVEQNGLGGVDQARLQRTLEQVAEGFGLAQVPTAEEVFNDGFLPPQEQRAI from the coding sequence ATGCCGAAGATTTGGACAAGAGTGGTTTCACTCGCATTAGTTGCAGGATCAGCCGTATTGCTAAGCAGTTGTGCTAATCAAACAATTTCGCGATCGCCAACCACAGCCCAAACCACCACAAATACTGCAAATCAAGAACTCAAAGAAGTTAGCTTTACCTTATCTTGGCTATTCCAAGCTGTTGATGCACCATTAGCAATAGCAATCGAGAAGGAATATTTTGCCCAAGAGGGGATTGCAGTCAGATTTGATCGAGGTTATGGATCGGCGGATTCTATTAACAAAATTGCCAGCGGTGTCTATGACATCGGAGAAGGTGATATGTACTCCATGATGGAGTTCAACCAAAAGAACCCAAACGATAAATTGGTTGCTGTGGCAATAAAGTACAACCGTTCGCCGTTTGCAATTGTCGCTGTTGATAGTGCTGGAATTTCCTCTCCCCAACAACTTGAAGGTAAGCGCTTAGCAGCCCCTGCGGGTGATGCAGCAAGGCGACTTTGGCCTGTGTTTGCTCAAGTAACAGGAGTTAATCCCGATTCTGTCACTTGGAACAATGTTGAACCAAGACTACGCGAAGCACTTTTGGTTCAAGGAGAATTTGATGCAATTTCCTGTTTTAATATTTCGAGTTTGCCGCCTTTAAATAAGCTAGGTTATGGTCCCGATCGCCTCAATACTTTTTTGTATGCCGATCATGGTTTAGATCTTTATGGTAATGCGTTGATTGTCCGCGAATCTTTTCTAGAACAAAATCCAGAATTAGTGCGAGGATTTGTTAGTGCGTATCTCCGAGGTTTGCAAGATACGATTAGAAATCCTGATGAAGGTTTAGCTGCAGTAATGAATCTCAGCGAAGATGGATTGATGGATCAAGCACAAGAACGAGAACGCCTGCAAATTGCCTTAGATTCGCTCTATGTTAGCCCTGAAGTAGAACAAAACGGTTTGGGTGGTGTCGATCAAGCACGATTGCAAAGAACCCTAGAACAAGTTGCAGAAGGCTTTGGTTTGGCTCAAGTTCCGACAGCAGAAGAAGTGTTTAATGATGGTTTCTTACCACCACAAGAACAGCGGGCAATTTGA
- a CDS encoding amidohydrolase family protein, giving the protein MADLDYAFTNVTLPDREGRWCVGVAEGKIVEIVEGDRLNAQHVWHLDGKLLTPGLVDAHTHIDKAFTAESLGDVFAQSGLASAIQAVRHLKSQFTIADIKQRATQALQWSIAAGTTAIRTNVEADAFVELRAVEGLLDVQRSLSDQIDIQLVAFPQEGWFAIPETLESGASTYVEQALQHGIKVIGGNVNQGLWSSNPEAQVDALFDLALRYNCDLDLHLDNWDSAEAFTLPYVAQKTIEHHYQGRVAVSHIASLIHVSDSQAQVAIELLKQAEISVTVLPTRIKLTRVAELLEAGLNVVCGTDNLRDPFIRYGDADLLKALFLLAQLTGYMANRDLERLWQTISNNAAKMLRLPYGINVGNLADLVVFDAYSIPEAILHQATRLAVFKSGKLVAGTMQDQVLSLHKPDFMSPRRWT; this is encoded by the coding sequence GTGGCAGATCTAGATTATGCGTTTACTAATGTAACTTTGCCAGATCGTGAGGGGCGATGGTGTGTTGGCGTAGCAGAGGGTAAAATTGTTGAGATTGTGGAAGGCGATCGCCTCAATGCACAACACGTTTGGCATCTCGATGGTAAACTACTAACTCCAGGACTAGTTGATGCACACACGCACATCGATAAAGCTTTCACAGCAGAGTCTTTAGGAGATGTCTTTGCTCAAAGCGGACTAGCTTCAGCAATTCAAGCAGTACGACACTTAAAATCTCAATTTACCATTGCAGATATCAAACAACGTGCAACACAAGCTTTGCAATGGAGTATAGCAGCAGGAACAACAGCTATTCGCACAAATGTCGAAGCTGATGCTTTTGTAGAATTAAGGGCAGTAGAGGGCTTATTAGATGTACAGCGATCGCTTAGCGATCAAATCGATATTCAATTGGTTGCTTTTCCTCAAGAAGGATGGTTTGCAATTCCAGAAACCCTAGAGTCGGGTGCATCAACTTATGTTGAACAAGCACTGCAACATGGTATTAAAGTTATTGGTGGTAACGTCAATCAGGGTTTATGGTCATCGAATCCCGAAGCTCAAGTTGATGCGTTGTTTGATTTAGCATTGCGGTATAACTGTGACTTAGATTTACACCTCGATAACTGGGATAGTGCTGAAGCATTTACACTTCCCTACGTAGCACAGAAAACGATTGAACATCACTATCAAGGGCGAGTTGCGGTTTCACATATTGCTTCACTAATTCATGTTTCAGATAGTCAAGCACAAGTTGCAATTGAACTATTAAAACAAGCAGAAATCTCAGTTACCGTGCTACCAACACGAATTAAATTAACACGAGTTGCAGAACTTCTAGAAGCAGGACTCAATGTTGTTTGTGGCACAGATAACTTGCGCGATCCCTTCATCCGTTATGGCGATGCAGATTTACTTAAAGCTTTATTTTTGCTAGCACAGTTGACAGGATATATGGCAAATCGAGACTTAGAACGACTATGGCAAACAATTTCTAATAATGCCGCCAAGATGTTACGGTTGCCTTACGGAATTAATGTAGGAAATTTAGCAGATTTAGTTGTTTTTGATGCTTACTCAATTCCTGAAGCAATTCTACATCAAGCAACACGGTTAGCTGTTTTCAAATCTGGCAAACTTGTTGCAGGTACAATGCAGGATCAAGTGCTAAGTTTACACAAACCTGATTTTATGAGTCCACGGAGGTGGACTTAG
- a CDS encoding phosphoribosyltransferase family protein produces the protein MSEQAIAQLIEKTEALQQGHFQLASGLHATRFFRCIKLLRYPQAAEIIFSELAHRFANEKIDYVLGANEAGSILAFEVAKHLGVEVAIAREKSGKYTLIEGFTFPVSARVLVVDDITTTGGTAKQLLAIVHQANAEPVGVGLVATKGLFNVDLSCRTEVLISLQNMDAIPPEECSLCQQKVPFTT, from the coding sequence ATGTCAGAACAAGCGATCGCCCAACTCATTGAAAAGACAGAAGCATTGCAACAAGGTCACTTTCAACTTGCTAGTGGACTTCATGCAACTCGGTTTTTTCGTTGTATTAAACTGCTACGCTATCCGCAAGCTGCTGAAATTATTTTTAGTGAATTGGCACACCGCTTTGCTAACGAGAAAATTGATTACGTTTTGGGTGCTAACGAAGCTGGTAGTATTTTGGCGTTTGAAGTTGCCAAACATTTAGGAGTAGAAGTAGCGATCGCCCGTGAGAAATCTGGTAAATACACCTTAATTGAAGGTTTTACTTTTCCTGTTAGTGCGCGTGTTTTAGTTGTCGATGACATCACGACAACCGGAGGTACTGCAAAACAATTGCTAGCGATCGTGCATCAAGCCAATGCTGAACCTGTAGGTGTTGGATTAGTGGCTACCAAAGGACTATTTAATGTTGATTTATCCTGTCGTACTGAAGTTTTAATTTCATTACAAAATATGGATGCAATTCCTCCAGAAGAATGTTCTCTTTGTCAACAGAAAGTACCATTCACTACTTAA
- a CDS encoding ABC transporter ATP-binding protein, protein MVQNERLRTSIDSTTFRTNNFLEFDRVGLEYVVDGKPRRIIEDVSFSINQGEFVSVVGPSGCGKTSLLKMVSGLNPTSIGEIRLQNNKITKPLKNVGIAFQNPVLLPWRNTLKNVLLPLEVVQPYKREYKKRLPEYKRMAQELLTTVGLQDFQQQLPWQLSGGMRQRASLCRALIHQPEILLLDEPFAALDAFTREEMWVMLQNLWMRVQCVGMLITHDLREAVFLSDTVYVMSPRPSSIIYQLKINLPRPRTLEMCLTDDFNHLFSDIRRHIRRG, encoded by the coding sequence ATGGTACAAAATGAAAGATTAAGAACTTCAATTGATTCAACAACATTTAGAACTAATAATTTTTTAGAATTTGATCGCGTTGGGTTAGAGTACGTTGTTGATGGTAAACCGAGAAGAATTATAGAAGATGTCTCCTTCTCAATTAATCAAGGTGAGTTTGTTTCTGTTGTAGGTCCTAGTGGATGTGGTAAAACGTCACTTCTCAAAATGGTTTCCGGTTTAAATCCTACTTCAATTGGAGAAATTAGACTGCAAAACAATAAAATTACTAAACCCCTCAAAAATGTAGGAATTGCCTTTCAAAACCCTGTTTTATTACCTTGGCGTAATACCTTAAAAAATGTTCTACTTCCCCTAGAAGTTGTCCAACCTTATAAGCGAGAGTATAAAAAAAGATTGCCAGAATATAAACGTATGGCACAAGAACTCTTGACAACAGTTGGTTTACAAGATTTTCAACAACAACTTCCTTGGCAACTTTCCGGAGGTATGCGTCAACGTGCATCTTTGTGTCGTGCTTTAATTCATCAGCCAGAGATTCTCTTATTAGACGAACCTTTTGCTGCACTTGATGCCTTTACTCGCGAAGAAATGTGGGTGATGCTGCAAAATTTGTGGATGCGAGTTCAATGTGTGGGAATGCTGATTACTCACGATTTACGCGAAGCAGTCTTTCTTTCAGACACAGTGTATGTCATGAGTCCTCGTCCTAGTTCAATTATCTATCAACTAAAAATCAATTTACCTCGACCAAGAACTTTAGAAATGTGTTTAACAGATGATTTTAATCACCTATTTTCAGATATCCGCAGGCATATTCGTCGAGGATAA
- a CDS encoding ABC transporter permease, producing MKRSQLNNFFHSKFASFLLPFLATILLFVVWEVVVRIFQIPQFNLPSPSSIYQAALNYSPQILANAWRTLVTTTTGFLIAIATGVFLGFLIGYSRIAYLTLYPILVGFNTIPKVALVPLLAVWFGANEIPATLTAFLLAFFPIAVNVALGLDTVEPEMKDVLRSLGASQLEVFQKVGWPHTLPYLFASLKIAASFAFVGSVIAESVASNGGMGYLIVVASSNFDVPLAFAGLLALAVLGIVLYGFFVILEKYAIYWAR from the coding sequence ATGAAGCGTTCTCAATTGAATAATTTCTTTCACTCAAAATTCGCAAGCTTTTTATTACCATTTCTAGCGACTATTTTATTATTTGTCGTTTGGGAAGTGGTAGTTCGTATTTTTCAGATTCCGCAGTTCAATCTACCTTCACCTAGTAGTATTTATCAAGCTGCGCTTAATTACAGTCCGCAAATTTTGGCAAATGCATGGCGGACACTCGTCACCACAACCACTGGTTTTTTGATTGCGATCGCAACTGGCGTCTTCCTGGGATTTTTAATTGGTTACTCGCGAATTGCTTATCTAACGCTTTATCCAATTTTGGTAGGTTTTAACACAATTCCCAAAGTTGCCTTAGTTCCTCTATTAGCTGTTTGGTTTGGTGCTAATGAAATTCCTGCTACTCTAACTGCTTTTTTACTAGCCTTCTTCCCGATCGCTGTTAATGTGGCTTTAGGGCTAGATACAGTAGAACCAGAAATGAAAGATGTCTTGCGATCGCTTGGTGCATCGCAGCTAGAAGTCTTTCAAAAAGTCGGCTGGCCCCACACTTTACCATACCTATTTGCTTCGCTCAAGATTGCTGCTTCTTTTGCCTTTGTCGGTTCCGTCATTGCTGAATCTGTCGCCTCCAACGGTGGGATGGGCTATCTCATTGTTGTTGCTAGTTCCAATTTTGATGTTCCCCTCGCCTTTGCTGGACTTTTAGCCTTGGCTGTCTTGGGAATAGTCCTTTACGGCTTCTTTGTCATTTTAGAAAAATATGCAATCTACTGGGCGCGGTGA
- a CDS encoding DMT family transporter, with product MLGFTLVFLGSICLAAQNVLLRIVFVNSLVFGVIPFGGFVAPTLGNSLLLLQLRAVFMLPLIVLLAPKLHATTWTNLKQLLYSYKHPLLIKSFISSFSLFLSLALLFIALAKIPAGVATVLFFIHPAITVLLAWRIFGDRPTWLRWVVLIIIFTGSFLVAPSLTATADNDTLIGIGAALGAGVAYAIQGIMAQICFREIHPVPFTVISCTVILVFSSLSLLLVNIDVANVWSILWIVSLIAAILTLTGQLLYNFGIHLANAAIASIVAISNPTATAILAWVVIQEALQGRQILGVILVALGVGLLSQETHKT from the coding sequence ATGCTTGGCTTTACGCTAGTTTTTTTAGGTTCCATTTGTCTTGCTGCCCAAAATGTGTTGTTGCGGATTGTTTTTGTTAACAGCCTTGTTTTTGGTGTCATACCTTTTGGTGGATTTGTTGCTCCTACCCTGGGTAACTCTTTATTACTTTTACAATTGCGGGCAGTTTTTATGTTACCGCTCATCGTTTTGCTAGCACCAAAGCTTCATGCCACAACATGGACGAACTTAAAACAATTACTCTATTCTTACAAGCACCCACTACTAATTAAATCTTTCATCAGTAGTTTTTCTCTATTTTTATCTCTAGCGCTTCTGTTTATTGCCCTAGCAAAAATTCCTGCTGGTGTTGCCACGGTGTTATTTTTTATTCATCCAGCAATTACAGTGTTACTCGCTTGGCGAATTTTTGGCGATCGCCCCACGTGGTTGCGCTGGGTAGTTTTAATTATTATCTTCACTGGCAGTTTTCTGGTTGCACCGAGTCTGACAGCGACAGCCGACAACGATACTTTAATTGGTATTGGGGCAGCATTAGGTGCAGGCGTAGCTTATGCTATTCAAGGCATTATGGCACAAATTTGCTTTCGGGAAATTCATCCTGTTCCTTTTACTGTGATTAGTTGCACAGTTATTTTGGTGTTTTCAAGTCTGAGTTTGTTACTTGTCAATATCGATGTTGCTAATGTCTGGTCAATATTATGGATTGTCAGCTTAATTGCAGCTATACTTACACTGACAGGACAACTTTTATATAATTTTGGCATTCATTTAGCCAATGCCGCGATCGCCTCAATTGTTGCGATTAGCAATCCCACTGCAACAGCAATTTTAGCTTGGGTGGTTATCCAAGAAGCTCTCCAAGGTAGACAAATTTTAGGCGTGATTTTGGTAGCCCTAGGAGTTGGACTACTTAGTCAAGAAACCCACAAGACTTAG
- a CDS encoding DUF4327 family protein produces MATTVKYDIAVIKEEARQLVEKGLIDRQQPIYALCKYIPGRDWVCVELELEENDFLLRDRIIDLLSKEKWQED; encoded by the coding sequence ATGGCTACTACAGTTAAATACGATATTGCTGTAATTAAAGAAGAAGCTCGTCAACTCGTCGAAAAAGGACTCATTGACCGTCAACAGCCAATTTATGCTTTGTGCAAATATATTCCTGGGCGTGACTGGGTTTGTGTAGAACTTGAACTAGAAGAAAATGATTTTTTGCTCAGAGATCGCATTATAGATCTACTGAGCAAGGAGAAATGGCAAGAAGATTAA
- the hoxE gene encoding bidirectional hydrogenase complex protein HoxE, which yields MHSPSSAKVQRKTQLTPTHPSGNTRFKVLDITIKRYQYQQDALIEVLHKAQELFGYLDDLLLYVARSLKLPPSRVYGVATFYHLFSLAPQGVHTCTVCTGTACYVKGAAQILATVEKYTNIRAGETTSDKQLSLLTARCLGACGIAPTVVFDGTVCGHQTPESVCDRLKEWLENSRYLSN from the coding sequence ATGCATTCACCTTCTTCTGCAAAAGTACAAAGAAAAACGCAACTCACACCAACACACCCCAGTGGTAACACGCGTTTTAAGGTGCTAGATATTACAATTAAACGTTATCAATATCAACAAGATGCTCTGATTGAAGTTCTGCACAAAGCGCAGGAATTGTTTGGTTATTTAGATGACCTTTTACTTTATGTAGCCCGTAGCTTGAAACTGCCACCTAGCCGTGTTTATGGTGTAGCAACTTTTTATCACTTATTCTCCTTAGCCCCTCAAGGAGTTCACACCTGTACAGTTTGTACTGGCACAGCTTGTTATGTCAAAGGTGCAGCGCAAATACTAGCAACAGTTGAGAAATATACCAATATTCGTGCTGGTGAGACAACATCAGACAAACAACTTTCGTTACTGACAGCCCGTTGTTTAGGTGCGTGTGGTATTGCTCCTACTGTAGTTTTTGACGGTACTGTGTGCGGACACCAAACCCCAGAGTCAGTGTGCGATCGCCTCAAAGAATGGCTCGAAAATAGCAGATACTTGTCAAACTAG